From Acidimicrobiales bacterium, one genomic window encodes:
- a CDS encoding methyl-accepting chemotaxis protein, which translates to MLTVKRRLIVGTIVVVGFMSVLAAVVVTRSNATISRIDDAQAAIAQIDSGVADDALAEASSAANASRAAAVVGAGVLGIMMFGFGASVLLGLLGQLRRFTQAAETIAAGELDVERMPEDQGDFIDGLASAFNSMTDVLSAVAAEADAIANGDINVDHGIPGGVGRSFDAMVASLSDMVGHMNRSSQRLAAAASELTSVSMAVGEGADRTAAEAGVASAAGDEVSHRVSTIAAAVEEMNATIRDVASNASEAATVASNAVAVAEETSATIAKLGDSSQQIGDVILLINSIAEQTNLLALNATIEAARAGAAGKGFAVVASEVKELASQTAEATQEIAERIEAIQADTAGAVAASQRVGETIARINEISMSIAGAVEEQSVTTSEIGRNIEETADKTNGIANSISDLALAASDTQRSTASTRAAAEELTSMAAEFAELVGRYR; encoded by the coding sequence GTGCTCACAGTCAAGCGTCGTCTGATAGTCGGAACGATTGTCGTCGTCGGATTCATGAGCGTTCTGGCGGCGGTGGTGGTGACCCGATCCAACGCCACGATCAGCCGCATCGACGACGCTCAGGCAGCGATCGCCCAGATCGATTCGGGCGTCGCTGATGATGCTCTGGCCGAGGCCAGCAGCGCAGCCAACGCGTCGCGGGCCGCTGCCGTGGTCGGTGCCGGCGTGCTGGGGATCATGATGTTCGGATTCGGTGCCTCGGTGTTGCTCGGCTTGTTGGGCCAGCTGCGTCGCTTCACCCAGGCCGCCGAGACAATCGCCGCGGGCGAACTCGATGTCGAGCGAATGCCCGAGGACCAGGGAGATTTCATCGACGGCCTGGCCAGCGCCTTCAACTCGATGACGGATGTGCTTTCGGCGGTGGCGGCCGAAGCCGACGCAATCGCAAATGGCGACATCAACGTCGACCACGGAATACCGGGTGGGGTTGGACGTTCGTTCGACGCCATGGTCGCCTCATTGAGCGACATGGTCGGACACATGAACCGCTCGTCTCAGCGGCTGGCTGCGGCGGCGTCAGAGCTGACATCGGTGTCGATGGCTGTTGGCGAGGGTGCCGACCGCACCGCGGCCGAGGCCGGCGTGGCGTCGGCAGCCGGCGACGAGGTGTCGCACCGGGTTTCGACCATCGCTGCGGCGGTCGAGGAGATGAACGCAACGATCCGCGACGTCGCTTCGAACGCGTCGGAGGCGGCCACGGTCGCCAGCAATGCCGTCGCCGTTGCAGAGGAGACGTCGGCCACCATCGCCAAGCTGGGTGATTCGAGCCAGCAGATCGGTGATGTGATCTTGTTGATCAACTCGATCGCAGAGCAGACCAACCTGCTGGCTCTCAACGCGACGATCGAAGCGGCCCGGGCCGGTGCTGCGGGCAAGGGTTTCGCCGTGGTGGCCAGCGAGGTCAAGGAGTTGGCCAGCCAGACGGCCGAGGCCACCCAGGAGATCGCCGAACGCATCGAGGCGATCCAGGCCGACACGGCTGGGGCCGTTGCCGCCAGTCAGCGGGTGGGCGAGACCATCGCTCGCATCAACGAGATATCGATGTCGATCGCGGGTGCGGTCGAAGAGCAGTCGGTCACCACGTCGGAGATCGGTCGCAACATCGAAGAGACCGCCGACAAGACCAACGGCATCGCCAACAGCATCAGCGATCTGGCGCTGGCGGCATCCGACACGCAGCGCTCGACCGCCAGCACCCGCGCCGCGGCCGAGGAGCTGACATCGATGGCTGCCGAATTCGCCGAACTGGTCGGACGCTACCGCTGA
- a CDS encoding APC family permease, with protein sequence MSSDSDAMGLWGAVSIGVGGMVGGGIFAVLGLSVELTQSAAPLAFLLAGVVAGLTATSYAKLAVRFPSRGGTIVYLNEAFGGGLLSGGLNVLLWLSYVIMLSLYASAFGSYFVTLLPGNPPGWAFNAALSGSVIGLTALNAASAAAVGRAEEWIVLIKITILVVFVAAGLTVVQPGRLAPSEWASPLAIVGGGMLIFVAYEGFELIANSAEDMSDPGQVLPKAFGISVLSVTVLYVLVAVVTVGVLSLSEIQSAADFALAEAARPRFGQFGFTVIGVAAVLSTASAINATLYGATRLTFSVAKSGELPEPFSQRMRGGVAEGLLITSALTLVIANTVDLSSISTVGSVGFLIVFGAVNLAHIRLRDGDEALWFPMLGAVGCAVAIVALLIQASQDSIVSVLLAGGLVGVSFLIEAAYRSYSGKTKTLLP encoded by the coding sequence ATGTCGTCTGATTCGGACGCGATGGGGCTGTGGGGAGCGGTCTCCATCGGCGTTGGCGGCATGGTCGGAGGCGGCATCTTCGCGGTGCTCGGTTTGTCGGTCGAGCTGACTCAGAGCGCCGCGCCACTGGCGTTCCTGCTGGCTGGAGTGGTCGCCGGGCTGACCGCCACCTCTTACGCCAAGCTGGCGGTCAGGTTCCCCAGTAGGGGAGGCACCATCGTCTATCTCAACGAGGCATTCGGCGGTGGGCTTCTGAGCGGGGGCCTCAACGTCTTGTTGTGGCTCAGCTACGTGATCATGCTGTCGTTGTACGCGTCGGCGTTCGGCAGCTATTTCGTGACCCTGTTGCCGGGCAATCCGCCCGGCTGGGCCTTCAACGCGGCCCTCAGCGGCTCGGTCATCGGGCTCACCGCGCTGAACGCGGCCAGCGCCGCTGCGGTGGGACGCGCCGAGGAGTGGATCGTGCTCATCAAGATCACGATCCTGGTCGTGTTCGTCGCCGCGGGTCTCACGGTTGTGCAGCCCGGGCGTCTTGCGCCCAGCGAATGGGCTTCGCCGCTGGCCATCGTGGGTGGGGGAATGCTGATCTTCGTCGCCTACGAGGGTTTCGAGCTGATCGCCAACTCGGCCGAGGACATGTCCGACCCCGGCCAGGTGTTGCCGAAGGCCTTTGGTATCTCGGTCCTGAGTGTGACGGTGCTGTACGTGTTGGTCGCAGTGGTGACGGTGGGTGTGTTGTCGCTGTCGGAGATCCAGTCGGCGGCCGACTTCGCGCTGGCCGAGGCGGCCCGGCCCCGGTTCGGCCAGTTCGGTTTCACGGTCATAGGCGTGGCGGCGGTGTTGTCGACCGCATCCGCGATCAACGCCACCCTGTACGGCGCCACCCGCCTCACCTTCAGCGTCGCCAAGTCGGGCGAGCTGCCCGAACCGTTCTCGCAGCGGATGCGCGGTGGGGTCGCCGAAGGACTGCTGATAACCAGTGCCCTGACGCTGGTCATAGCCAACACGGTCGATCTCAGCAGCATCTCGACCGTGGGCAGCGTCGGGTTCCTGATCGTGTTCGGAGCTGTCAACCTGGCCCACATCCGCCTGCGCGACGGCGACGAGGCGCTGTGGTTTCCGATGCTCGGTGCCGTCGGTTGCGCCGTCGCCATCGTTGCGCTGCTGATTCAGGCCTCCCAAGACAGCATCGTGTCGGTGCTCTTGGCAGGCGGCCTGGTTGGCGTTTCGTTCCTGATCGAGGCCGCCTACCGCAGCTACTCGGGCAAGACGAAGACCCTCTTGCCCTGA
- a CDS encoding VOC family protein, with the protein MDLGAFSISLNVADLAASEAFYEKLGFERTGGDGEGYVIMVNGKSVIGLFHAMFEGNILTFNPGLTVEGPLQEFQDIRDIRAALVESGIELIEDLDPAETGPAHITLTDPDGNAILIDQFFPRPG; encoded by the coding sequence ATGGACCTTGGCGCATTCTCGATCAGCCTGAACGTCGCAGACCTGGCCGCGTCGGAGGCGTTCTACGAAAAGCTGGGCTTCGAACGCACGGGTGGTGACGGCGAGGGTTACGTCATCATGGTGAACGGCAAGTCGGTGATCGGCCTGTTTCACGCCATGTTCGAGGGCAACATCTTGACCTTCAACCCGGGGCTCACGGTCGAAGGGCCGCTGCAGGAATTCCAGGACATCCGCGACATCAGGGCCGCGCTGGTCGAGTCTGGCATCGAGTTGATCGAGGACCTCGACCCTGCAGAGACCGGCCCCGCTCACATCACTTTGACCGACCCCGACGGAAACGCCATCCTCATCGACCAGTTCTTCCCCAGGCCAGGCTGA
- a CDS encoding nitronate monooxygenase — translation MFDNRITRMLGVEIPIVQAPMGWIARSQLASAVSRAGGMGIIETSSGDLPTIREEIAKMRDLTDKPFGVNIAQAFVRDPAIVEFVAENGVEFVTTSAGNPMKYTQALKDAGITVFHVVPTLDSALKAVDAGVDGLVVEGAEGGGFKNPRDVSTMVLLPLVRSRVEVPIIAAGGIVDGRTMAAAFALGAEAVQMGTRMVAAAESPIHDNWKNAIVAAKDTDTVMLNRHTSPSLRALRTTTAEALEFDTETNAMATLAARPLDLYFGGDMEASLALCGQVAGRIDAIEPVADVLSSCATECLEVLGELTARYVTPA, via the coding sequence ATGTTCGACAACCGGATTACTCGCATGCTGGGGGTCGAGATACCGATCGTTCAGGCACCGATGGGCTGGATCGCTCGCTCGCAGCTCGCCTCGGCCGTATCGCGGGCCGGGGGCATGGGCATCATCGAGACCAGCTCTGGCGACCTGCCAACGATCCGAGAAGAGATCGCCAAGATGCGTGATCTCACCGACAAGCCATTCGGCGTCAACATCGCCCAGGCGTTCGTTCGCGACCCTGCCATCGTCGAGTTCGTGGCCGAAAACGGCGTCGAATTCGTGACCACTTCGGCCGGCAACCCCATGAAGTACACCCAGGCCCTGAAAGACGCAGGCATCACCGTGTTCCACGTGGTGCCCACGCTCGACTCGGCCTTGAAGGCCGTCGATGCCGGCGTCGACGGCCTGGTGGTCGAAGGCGCTGAAGGTGGCGGCTTCAAGAACCCGCGAGACGTTTCGACGATGGTGTTGCTGCCGCTGGTGAGGTCGCGCGTCGAGGTGCCCATCATCGCCGCCGGCGGCATCGTCGACGGGCGCACCATGGCTGCGGCGTTTGCGCTGGGCGCCGAAGCGGTGCAGATGGGAACCCGCATGGTCGCCGCGGCCGAGTCTCCCATTCACGACAACTGGAAGAACGCCATCGTGGCGGCCAAAGACACCGACACCGTGATGCTGAACCGCCACACATCACCGTCGTTGCGAGCGCTGCGGACCACCACGGCCGAAGCTCTCGAGTTCGACACCGAGACGAACGCCATGGCCACGCTGGCGGCGCGTCCCCTCGACCTGTACTTCGGGGGCGACATGGAGGCCAGCCTGGCCCTGTGCGGACAGGTGGCCGGCCGCATCGACGCCATAGAGCCCGTTGCCGACGTTCTCAGCTCGTGCGCAACCGAATGCCTCGAAGTCCTGGGCGAGCTGACAGCTCGTTATGTGACACCCGCCTAG